In a genomic window of Curtobacterium sp. MCBD17_035:
- a CDS encoding phosphodiesterase: protein MDIRTAEHPRPNHFLLHLSDTHLIAADGELYGDVDSAARLQQIVDEIEASGSHPEAIVVTGDVADRGEPGAYARVRRILEPASERLGAQLIWAMGNHDERGAFRRELFGLQPTDRPVDFVYDVNGLRVITLDTSVPGHHYGELTSAQLDWLAEELSVAAPHGTILALHHPPVPSVQDLTVLVELRDQQALAEVVEGSDIISIIGGHLHYSTTSQFAGIPVSVASATCYTQDLVTEGGGTRGRDGAQSFNLVHVYGSTVVHSVVPIGHYATVGERVAPVQVAERLAAAGVVIPAAVEPQPVTSSIPVFRDEVVPASPVSRR from the coding sequence ATGGACATCCGGACGGCCGAACACCCCAGGCCGAACCACTTCCTGCTCCACCTCTCCGACACCCACCTCATCGCCGCTGACGGCGAGCTGTACGGAGACGTCGACTCGGCTGCGCGGTTGCAGCAGATCGTCGACGAGATCGAGGCGTCGGGTTCGCACCCCGAGGCCATCGTCGTCACGGGCGACGTCGCGGACCGCGGTGAGCCAGGAGCGTACGCACGGGTCCGCCGCATCCTCGAACCGGCGTCGGAACGACTCGGTGCCCAGCTCATCTGGGCGATGGGCAACCACGACGAGCGTGGCGCGTTCCGGCGTGAGCTGTTCGGTCTGCAGCCCACCGACCGGCCCGTGGACTTCGTGTACGACGTCAACGGGCTCCGGGTGATCACGCTCGACACGAGTGTGCCTGGCCACCACTACGGGGAACTGACCTCCGCGCAGCTCGACTGGCTCGCCGAGGAACTCAGCGTGGCGGCGCCGCACGGCACCATCCTCGCGCTCCACCACCCGCCCGTGCCGAGTGTCCAGGACCTGACGGTCCTCGTCGAACTGCGCGACCAGCAGGCACTCGCCGAGGTGGTGGAGGGCTCCGACATCATCTCGATCATCGGTGGCCACTTGCACTACTCGACGACGTCACAGTTCGCCGGGATCCCCGTCTCGGTCGCCAGCGCGACCTGCTACACGCAGGACCTGGTCACCGAGGGCGGTGGCACCCGCGGGCGCGACGGTGCGCAGTCGTTCAACCTCGTGCACGTGTACGGATCGACCGTGGTCCACTCGGTCGTTCCGATCGGGCACTACGCGACCGTGGGTGAGCGCGTCGCGCCGGTACAGGTTGCCGAACGGCTCGCTGCGGCAGGCGTGGTCATCCCGGCCGCGGTCGAACCGCAGCCGGTCACCTCGAGCATCCCCGTGTTCCGCGACGAGGTGGTGCCGGCCTCCCCCGTCAGCCGGCGGTAG
- the dhaL gene encoding dihydroxyacetone kinase subunit DhaL gives MPLDTDWATQWIRRTADVIRDNRTDLIALDREIGDGDHGENLDRGFHAVVESLDDGDLATPGAVLKLVATRLISTVGGASGPLFGTAFLRASQALGDRETLDADAVVALLTAARDGIVARGKAEPGDKTMIDAWTPAVNAGTAAAAGGATPEAVLVAAADAAAEGAAATEPLVARKGRASYLGERAVGHRDPGAQSTALLLRAAVDASGGPA, from the coding sequence ATGCCGCTCGACACCGACTGGGCGACGCAGTGGATCCGCAGGACCGCCGACGTCATCCGGGACAACCGCACCGACCTCATCGCCCTCGACCGCGAGATCGGGGACGGCGACCACGGGGAGAACCTCGACCGTGGGTTCCACGCCGTCGTCGAGTCCCTCGATGACGGCGACCTGGCGACCCCCGGCGCGGTCCTCAAGCTCGTCGCCACGCGGCTCATCAGCACGGTCGGCGGCGCGTCGGGACCGCTCTTCGGCACCGCGTTCCTGCGCGCGTCGCAGGCGCTGGGGGATCGTGAGACGCTCGACGCCGACGCCGTGGTCGCCCTGCTGACCGCCGCGCGGGACGGCATCGTCGCCCGCGGCAAGGCCGAGCCCGGCGACAAGACCATGATCGACGCGTGGACGCCGGCCGTCAATGCCGGCACCGCCGCGGCGGCCGGGGGAGCGACCCCGGAGGCCGTGCTCGTGGCGGCGGCCGACGCAGCGGCCGAGGGCGCGGCGGCGACCGAGCCGCTCGTCGCGCGCAAGGGCCGGGCGAGCTACCTGGGGGAGCGCGCCGTGGGGCACCGCGATCCGGGCGCGCAGTCGACCGCGCTGCTCCTCCGGGCAGCGGTGGACGCATCGGGCGGCCCGGCGTGA
- a CDS encoding heme-copper oxidase subunit III, translating to MDDVTSTPLSRPAQGAVLNRPNPVAVGTIVWLGSEVMFFAGLFAIYFTLRSTSPKLWATETAHLDVPYAATNTIVLVLSSFACQFAVFAAERFQVHRTSWKPRDWGMTEWFFVTYCMGAVFICGQVYEYSNLWHEGVTLSSSAYGSAFFMTTGFHGLHVTGGLLAFLLTLGRGFAAKNFGHKEATTAIVVSYYWHFVDVVWIGLFAVIYLLK from the coding sequence ATGGACGACGTGACAAGCACCCCTCTCTCCAGACCAGCCCAGGGCGCGGTCCTGAACCGGCCGAACCCCGTCGCCGTGGGGACCATCGTGTGGCTGGGCAGCGAGGTCATGTTCTTCGCCGGCCTGTTCGCGATCTACTTCACGCTGCGCAGCACGTCCCCGAAGCTCTGGGCGACCGAGACCGCGCACCTCGACGTGCCGTACGCCGCCACGAACACGATCGTCCTGGTCCTGTCGAGCTTCGCCTGCCAGTTCGCGGTGTTCGCCGCCGAGCGCTTCCAGGTGCACCGCACGAGCTGGAAGCCGCGCGACTGGGGCATGACCGAGTGGTTCTTCGTCACCTACTGCATGGGCGCGGTGTTCATCTGCGGCCAGGTCTACGAGTACTCGAACCTCTGGCACGAGGGCGTCACGCTGTCCTCGAGCGCCTACGGGTCTGCCTTCTTCATGACCACGGGCTTCCACGGCCTCCACGTCACCGGCGGCCTCCTCGCGTTCCTCCTGACCCTCGGCCGCGGCTTCGCCGCGAAGAACTTCGGTCACAAGGAAGCGACCACCGCGATCGTCGTGTCGTACTACTGGCACTTCGTCGATGTCGTCTGGATCGGCCTCTTCGCCGTCATCTACCTTCTCAAGTAG
- a CDS encoding cytochrome bc complex cytochrome b subunit gives MSTTTTRTTGPTPAAATPPQNAPTPTSRLVGAAANYIDERTSISGLVKEVGRKIFPDHWSFMLGEVALYSFVVVLLSGTFLTFFFQASMADVSYDGSWVPLKGIEMSAAYQSTLNISFDIRGGLFVRQIHHWAALLFVASIMLHMLRVYFTGAFRKPRELNWVFGFLLWVLAMAEGFTGYSLPDDLLSGNGLRIIVGMIEGVPVIGVWIAYLLFGGEFPGTAIVGRLYTLHILLLPAILVAVLGVHLVLVVINKHTQYAGPGRTNENVVGVPILPAFAAKAGGFFFIVAGILALIASLFTINPIWTYGPYDPSPVSAGTQPDWYIGFADGALRLVPPHWEFVIWGNYTLSMNILAPIIVLVLLISAILLYPFLEAWVTGDKREHHIADRPRNAPTRTAIGAAGMTLYGGLWAAASSDIIATHFMVSLNHVIHVVQAMVVLGPFFAFWITKRVCLALQKKDREIVLHGYESGRIVRLPHGEYIEVHEQLDEYERWRLLQFNEYQPLMLHPNARGKISPVERVRARMSKFFFEDRIAPVSKPELDAAHAAHHGPDLEGTHQAPQVGSGGH, from the coding sequence ATGAGCACCACCACCACACGGACCACCGGTCCCACGCCGGCGGCGGCCACACCGCCGCAGAACGCGCCGACGCCGACGTCCCGGCTGGTCGGCGCGGCCGCGAACTACATCGACGAGCGCACGAGCATCTCCGGGCTGGTCAAAGAGGTCGGTCGCAAGATCTTCCCCGACCACTGGTCGTTCATGCTCGGCGAGGTGGCGCTCTACAGCTTCGTCGTCGTGCTGCTGTCCGGCACCTTCCTGACGTTCTTCTTCCAGGCGTCGATGGCGGACGTCTCGTACGACGGCTCGTGGGTCCCGCTCAAGGGCATCGAGATGTCGGCGGCGTACCAGTCGACGCTCAACATCTCGTTCGACATCCGCGGCGGTCTGTTCGTCCGGCAGATCCACCACTGGGCGGCGCTGCTGTTCGTGGCCTCGATCATGCTGCACATGCTCCGGGTGTACTTCACGGGCGCGTTCCGCAAGCCGCGTGAGCTCAACTGGGTGTTCGGCTTCCTCCTCTGGGTCCTCGCCATGGCCGAGGGCTTCACGGGGTACTCGCTCCCCGACGACCTGTTGTCCGGCAACGGCCTCCGCATCATCGTCGGCATGATCGAGGGTGTCCCGGTCATCGGCGTGTGGATCGCCTACCTGCTGTTCGGCGGGGAATTCCCGGGGACCGCGATCGTCGGCCGCCTGTACACGCTGCACATCCTGCTGCTGCCGGCGATCCTGGTCGCCGTGCTCGGTGTGCACCTCGTGCTCGTCGTCATCAACAAGCACACGCAGTACGCCGGCCCGGGCCGCACCAACGAGAACGTCGTCGGTGTCCCGATCCTCCCGGCCTTCGCCGCGAAGGCGGGCGGGTTCTTCTTCATCGTCGCGGGCATCCTCGCCCTGATCGCGTCGCTGTTCACGATCAACCCGATCTGGACGTACGGTCCGTACGACCCGTCCCCCGTGTCCGCGGGGACCCAGCCCGACTGGTACATCGGCTTCGCCGACGGCGCCCTGCGTCTGGTCCCGCCGCACTGGGAGTTCGTGATCTGGGGCAACTACACGCTCTCGATGAACATCCTCGCGCCGATCATCGTGCTCGTGCTGCTCATCAGCGCCATCCTGCTGTACCCGTTCCTCGAGGCGTGGGTCACGGGCGACAAGCGCGAGCACCACATCGCCGACCGCCCGCGCAACGCGCCGACCCGCACGGCCATCGGTGCCGCCGGCATGACGCTCTACGGCGGCCTCTGGGCCGCCGCGAGTTCGGACATCATCGCCACGCACTTCATGGTCTCCCTGAACCACGTCATCCACGTGGTGCAGGCGATGGTCGTCCTCGGCCCGTTCTTCGCCTTCTGGATCACGAAGCGCGTCTGCCTCGCGCTGCAGAAGAAGGACCGCGAGATCGTGCTGCACGGGTACGAGTCGGGCCGCATCGTGCGCCTGCCGCACGGCGAGTACATCGAGGTCCACGAGCAGCTCGACGAGTACGAGCGGTGGCGTCTGCTGCAGTTCAACGAGTACCAGCCGCTCATGCTCCATCCGAACGCACGTGGCAAGATCAGCCCGGTCGAGCGGGTCCGCGCTCGGATGTCGAAGTTCTTCTTCGAGGATCGCATCGCCCCCGTCTCCAAGCCCGAGCTCGACGCCGCGCATGCGGCGCACCACGGGCCGGACCTCGAGGGCACGCACCAGGCGCCGCAGGTCGGCAGCGGCGGTCACTGA
- the glpK gene encoding glycerol kinase GlpK, which produces MADYIVAIDQGTTSTRAIVFDHSGSIVSVGQKEHEQIFPRAGWVEHDPTEIWDNTREVIGQALSRADITRHDVAAVGITNQRETAVVWDKTTGKPVYNAIVWQDTRTQSIVDRLADGDTDRFKSIVGLPLATYFAGTKIMWILENVEGAREKAEAGDLLFGTTDTWVLWNLTGGTDGGVHATDVTNASRTLFMDLETLEWRDDILEQFGVPKSMLPKICSSSEVYGTVEPSNLLREVPIAGILGDQQAATFGQAAFDQGESKNTYGTGNFLIFNTGTDIVRSENGLLTTVGYKLGDQPTHYALEGSIAVTGSLIQWLRDNLGLIGSAPEVEALATTVEDNGGVYVVPAFSGLFAPYWRSDARGAIVGLTRYANKGHIARAALEATAFQTREVLDAVNADSGVDLTELKVDGGMVANDALMQFQADILDVPVVRPVVAETTALGAAYAAGLAVGFWQNLDELRANWQEDKRWEPQLDETERARQIRLWKKAVTKTFDWVDEDVL; this is translated from the coding sequence ATGGCCGACTACATCGTCGCCATCGACCAGGGCACCACGAGCACGCGAGCGATCGTCTTCGACCACTCCGGGTCCATCGTGTCCGTCGGGCAGAAGGAACACGAGCAGATCTTCCCCCGCGCGGGCTGGGTGGAGCACGACCCGACCGAGATCTGGGACAACACGCGCGAGGTCATCGGTCAGGCGCTCTCGCGGGCGGACATCACCCGGCACGACGTCGCGGCCGTGGGCATCACCAACCAGCGTGAGACCGCCGTCGTGTGGGACAAGACCACGGGCAAGCCGGTCTACAACGCGATCGTCTGGCAGGACACCCGCACGCAGTCCATCGTCGACCGCCTCGCGGACGGTGACACCGACCGCTTCAAGTCGATCGTCGGCCTGCCACTCGCGACGTACTTCGCCGGCACCAAGATCATGTGGATCCTCGAGAACGTCGAGGGGGCGCGGGAGAAGGCCGAGGCGGGTGACCTGCTCTTCGGGACGACCGACACCTGGGTGCTCTGGAACCTCACCGGCGGCACGGATGGAGGCGTCCACGCGACCGACGTGACGAACGCGTCGCGGACCCTCTTCATGGACCTCGAGACGCTCGAGTGGCGCGACGACATCCTCGAGCAGTTCGGCGTGCCGAAGTCGATGCTGCCGAAGATCTGCTCGTCATCCGAGGTGTACGGCACGGTCGAGCCGTCGAACCTGCTGCGCGAGGTCCCGATCGCGGGCATCCTCGGCGACCAACAGGCCGCGACGTTCGGCCAGGCCGCGTTCGACCAGGGCGAGTCGAAGAACACGTACGGCACCGGCAACTTCCTCATCTTCAACACGGGAACCGACATCGTCCGGTCGGAGAACGGGCTCCTCACCACGGTCGGGTACAAGCTCGGCGACCAGCCGACGCACTACGCGCTCGAGGGCTCCATTGCCGTCACCGGGTCGCTCATCCAGTGGCTCCGCGACAACCTCGGCCTGATCGGGAGCGCGCCGGAGGTCGAGGCGCTCGCGACGACCGTGGAGGACAACGGCGGCGTGTACGTCGTCCCGGCCTTCTCCGGGTTGTTCGCGCCGTACTGGCGCTCGGACGCCCGTGGTGCGATCGTCGGGCTCACCCGATACGCGAACAAGGGCCACATCGCCCGCGCCGCGCTCGAGGCGACCGCGTTCCAGACGCGCGAGGTCCTCGACGCCGTCAACGCCGACTCGGGCGTCGACCTGACGGAGCTCAAGGTCGACGGCGGCATGGTCGCGAACGACGCCCTCATGCAGTTCCAGGCGGACATCCTCGACGTGCCCGTCGTGCGGCCGGTCGTCGCGGAGACCACCGCGCTCGGTGCGGCGTACGCGGCCGGTCTCGCCGTCGGGTTCTGGCAGAACCTCGACGAGCTGCGGGCGAACTGGCAGGAGGACAAGCGGTGGGAGCCCCAGCTCGACGAGACCGAGCGGGCGCGCCAGATCCGGCTCTGGAAGAAGGCCGTCACGAAGACCTTCGACTGGGTCGACGAGGACGTCCTCTGA
- a CDS encoding c-type cytochrome — MFSRSKSERRTGAKKGRRSPLATVSLIVVGLMTTGGAYALFTSSANADSSQSTTVAATSQSRVNEGQKLFASNCATCHGLSAQGTKSGPSLIGVGAASVDFQVGTGRMPAASNGPQVEEKPAQFTDEQVADIAAYVSSLGPGPSIPKASLTNGNANAAKGAELFRVNCAMCHNVAGAGGALTEGKYAPNLKSVSGKHIYEAMLTGPQNMPVFNDLNITPKQKADIITYLKYIQDTKSPGGFALGDIGPVAEGLFLWIFGLGAVVAVTVWLTAKTN; from the coding sequence ATGTTCTCTCGAAGCAAGTCCGAGCGCCGCACCGGCGCCAAGAAGGGCCGCCGCTCCCCGCTGGCGACCGTGTCGCTGATCGTCGTCGGCCTGATGACGACCGGCGGCGCGTACGCCCTGTTCACCTCATCGGCCAACGCGGACTCCTCGCAGTCGACCACGGTCGCGGCCACCAGCCAGTCGCGGGTCAACGAGGGGCAGAAGCTCTTCGCGTCGAACTGCGCCACGTGCCACGGGCTCAGCGCACAGGGCACGAAGTCCGGTCCGTCGCTCATCGGCGTCGGCGCCGCCTCGGTCGACTTCCAGGTCGGCACGGGTCGCATGCCCGCGGCGTCGAACGGCCCGCAGGTCGAGGAGAAGCCCGCGCAGTTCACGGATGAGCAGGTCGCGGACATCGCCGCCTACGTGTCGTCGCTCGGCCCGGGCCCGTCCATCCCGAAGGCGAGCCTCACCAACGGCAACGCCAACGCGGCCAAGGGCGCCGAACTGTTCCGGGTGAACTGCGCGATGTGCCACAACGTCGCGGGTGCCGGCGGTGCCCTGACCGAGGGCAAGTACGCGCCGAACCTCAAGTCGGTGTCGGGCAAGCACATCTACGAGGCCATGCTCACCGGTCCGCAGAACATGCCGGTCTTCAACGACCTGAACATCACGCCGAAGCAGAAGGCGGACATCATCACCTATCTGAAGTACATCCAGGACACGAAGTCCCCGGGCGGGTTCGCCCTCGGTGACATCGGCCCGGTGGCAGAGGGCCTGTTCCTCTGGATCTTCGGACTCGGTGCGGTCGTCGCGGTGACCGTCTGGCTCACCGCGAAGACCAACTGA
- the trpD gene encoding anthranilate phosphoribosyltransferase: MHDSFSWPSVIGSLMAGTDLSISESAWAMEDIVAGRATPAQIAGFLVALRAKGETVDEVVGFRDAILESAVPLDVDPMALDIVGTGGDVVGTVNVSTMAAIVVASAGVPVVKHGNRASSSRSGSSDVLAALGLDLTLDAARVAETFRRVGLTFAFASAFHPGFAHAASVRREIGVPTVFNFLGPLVNPARCEANAVGVAQLDLVPIITGVFQTRGATALVFRGDDGLDELTTTGHSHIWEVSGGSVTEHDLDPRDLGIPRARTTDLLGGEPAENAAIVRRVLAGETGAVRDIVLLNAAAGLVAFRLAADPTQVLRPLLQRFREELVVAAEAVDSGAAEAKLAAWVGEHRA; the protein is encoded by the coding sequence ATGCACGACTCGTTCTCCTGGCCGTCGGTCATCGGCTCCCTCATGGCCGGCACGGACCTGTCGATCAGCGAATCCGCATGGGCCATGGAGGACATCGTCGCCGGGCGTGCCACACCCGCCCAGATCGCGGGGTTCCTCGTCGCGCTCCGCGCCAAGGGCGAGACGGTGGACGAGGTCGTCGGGTTCCGTGACGCGATCCTCGAGAGCGCCGTCCCACTCGACGTCGACCCCATGGCGCTCGACATCGTCGGGACGGGTGGCGACGTCGTCGGGACGGTGAACGTCTCGACCATGGCGGCGATCGTCGTCGCCTCCGCCGGGGTGCCCGTCGTCAAGCACGGCAACCGTGCATCGAGTTCCCGTTCGGGGTCGTCCGACGTCCTCGCGGCACTCGGCCTCGACCTCACCCTCGACGCCGCGCGTGTCGCCGAGACGTTCCGCCGCGTCGGCCTGACGTTCGCGTTCGCGAGTGCCTTCCACCCGGGGTTCGCCCACGCCGCGTCGGTCCGCCGGGAGATCGGCGTCCCCACGGTCTTCAACTTCCTCGGGCCCCTCGTGAACCCGGCTCGGTGCGAGGCGAACGCCGTCGGCGTGGCGCAGCTCGACCTCGTGCCGATCATCACGGGCGTGTTCCAGACACGGGGTGCGACGGCACTGGTGTTCCGGGGGGACGACGGGCTCGACGAGCTCACCACGACCGGCCACAGCCACATCTGGGAGGTCAGCGGCGGCTCCGTGACCGAGCATGATCTCGACCCCCGGGACCTCGGCATCCCTCGTGCCCGCACGACCGACCTCCTGGGCGGCGAGCCCGCCGAGAACGCCGCGATCGTGCGGCGCGTGCTGGCGGGGGAGACGGGCGCGGTGCGCGACATCGTGCTCCTCAACGCCGCCGCCGGCCTCGTCGCGTTCCGGCTCGCCGCCGATCCCACACAGGTGTTGCGGCCGCTGCTGCAGCGGTTCCGCGAGGAACTCGTGGTCGCGGCCGAGGCCGTCGACTCCGGAGCGGCGGAAGCGAAGCTCGCGGCCTGGGTGGGCGAGCACCGAGCCTGA
- a CDS encoding Rieske 2Fe-2S domain-containing protein yields the protein MTERDDDVLSASSAVEKHDTPSIPAGTAVLPAEPFQNPGEPPHRPRRTDVDPKKERLAERQVATFFYISIIGSILAIASYVAFPVRAGDLSTVRFGNLFLGLSITLALLALGFGAVYWSKTLVVDREISEQRHATRGSEETRAKAVEAFRLGDKESGFNRRTVIRNSLIGALVAFPLPGVVLVRDLAPAADPNKLLSYTMWKQGTRLTKDPTGLPIKASDVTQGSVFHVIPDGLLDKSDMLEEKAKAAVLLMRLDPSELHPRKGQEHWGYDGIVAYSKICTHVGCPVALYEQQTHHLLCPCHQSTFDVAHSCEVIFGPASRPLPQLPITVDSEGYLVAQSDFHEPVGPSFWERERVS from the coding sequence ATGACAGAGCGCGACGACGACGTACTGTCCGCGTCCTCCGCTGTCGAGAAGCACGACACGCCCTCGATCCCCGCCGGTACCGCGGTCCTGCCCGCCGAACCGTTCCAGAACCCCGGTGAGCCGCCGCACCGCCCGCGGCGGACCGACGTCGACCCGAAGAAGGAGCGTCTGGCCGAGCGTCAGGTCGCGACGTTCTTCTACATCTCGATCATCGGCAGCATCCTGGCGATCGCGTCCTACGTCGCGTTCCCCGTCCGCGCCGGCGACCTGTCGACGGTCCGCTTCGGCAACCTGTTCCTCGGTCTGTCGATCACGCTGGCGCTCCTCGCCCTCGGGTTCGGTGCCGTCTACTGGTCCAAGACCCTCGTCGTGGACCGCGAGATCTCCGAGCAGCGTCACGCGACCCGTGGCTCCGAGGAGACCCGTGCGAAGGCCGTCGAGGCCTTCCGGCTCGGCGACAAGGAATCGGGCTTCAACCGTCGAACGGTCATCCGCAACAGCCTCATCGGTGCGCTCGTGGCGTTCCCGCTCCCTGGTGTCGTGCTGGTGCGCGATCTCGCGCCCGCTGCCGACCCCAACAAGCTCCTCAGCTACACGATGTGGAAGCAGGGCACGCGCCTGACGAAGGACCCGACCGGCCTGCCGATCAAGGCGTCCGACGTCACCCAGGGCTCGGTCTTCCACGTGATCCCCGACGGTCTGCTCGACAAGTCGGACATGCTCGAGGAGAAGGCCAAGGCGGCCGTCCTGCTCATGCGCCTGGACCCGTCGGAGCTCCATCCCCGCAAGGGCCAGGAACACTGGGGGTACGACGGCATCGTCGCCTACTCGAAGATCTGCACCCACGTCGGATGCCCCGTCGCGCTCTACGAGCAGCAGACGCACCACCTGCTGTGCCCGTGCCACCAGTCGACGTTCGATGTCGCGCACAGCTGCGAGGTCATCTTCGGCCCGGCGAGCCGGCCCCTTCCCCAACTTCCCATCACGGTCGACTCCGAGGGCTACCTGGTCGCGCAGAGCGACTTCCACGAGCCCGTCGGCCCCAGCTTCTGGGAGCGTGAGCGCGTTTCATGA
- a CDS encoding MIP/aquaporin family protein produces MDGIGIKFLSEVVGTAVLVLLGTGVVANVALTKTKGFAAGTLMVTIGWGFAVFAGVTVSYKSGAHLNPAVSLAQFILGNISFGTMLLYWLAQMIGGVIGAVLCWLAYRQHFDQEPDPAAKLGVFSTGPAIRNYAWNLVTEIIGTFVLVFVIIAFTNGKTPAELGAIPVAFLVIAIGVSLGGPTGYAINPARDLGPRIAHAFLPIRGKGSNDWAYAWVPVVGPLVGGALAAVLSVALLPIVS; encoded by the coding sequence ATGGACGGCATCGGGATCAAGTTCCTCTCCGAGGTGGTGGGCACGGCGGTGCTGGTCCTCCTCGGCACCGGCGTCGTGGCGAACGTCGCCCTGACGAAGACCAAGGGGTTCGCGGCCGGCACCCTGATGGTCACGATCGGTTGGGGCTTCGCCGTGTTCGCCGGCGTCACGGTGTCGTACAAGTCGGGTGCGCACCTCAACCCGGCGGTGAGTCTGGCGCAGTTCATCCTCGGCAACATCTCGTTCGGCACGATGCTGCTGTACTGGCTCGCGCAGATGATCGGTGGGGTCATCGGAGCGGTGCTGTGCTGGCTCGCATACCGGCAGCACTTCGACCAGGAACCGGACCCGGCAGCCAAGCTCGGCGTGTTCTCCACCGGTCCTGCCATCCGCAACTACGCCTGGAACCTCGTGACCGAGATCATCGGCACGTTCGTCCTCGTCTTCGTCATCATCGCCTTCACGAACGGCAAGACCCCCGCGGAGCTCGGCGCCATCCCCGTGGCCTTCCTGGTCATCGCGATCGGTGTGAGCCTGGGCGGACCGACCGGGTACGCGATCAACCCGGCGCGTGACCTCGGTCCCCGCATCGCACACGCCTTCCTGCCGATCCGCGGCAAGGGATCGAATGACTGGGCCTACGCCTGGGTCCCGGTCGTCGGCCCGCTCGTCGGCGGCGCGCTCGCGGCGGTGCTGTCCGTGGCACTGCTCCCGATCGTCAGCTGA
- the dhaK gene encoding dihydroxyacetone kinase subunit DhaK: MKKLVNDPREVVTETVRGFALAHAGAVVLQEDPVHLRRADAPVAGKVAIVSGGGSGHEPLHAGFIGYGMLDAAVPGPVFTSPTPDPIVDATKAVDGGAGVLHIVKNYTGDVLNFETAAELAEAEGIRVVSVLVDDDVAVQDSLYTAGRRGVAGTVVVEKLAGAAAQRGDDLDAVADVARRAIASTRSMGLALAPCTVPHAGEPSFTLGDDEVELGIGIHGEPGRERIPMAPADVLVEQVIEPVLADLDAPRGSRVLLFVNGMGGTPLSELYIVFRRAAEILSDQGLELSRSLVGNHVTSLEMQGFSITVTVLDDDSTALWDAPVETPALRWGR; the protein is encoded by the coding sequence ATGAAGAAGCTCGTCAACGATCCGCGCGAGGTCGTCACGGAGACGGTCCGCGGGTTCGCGCTCGCCCACGCCGGGGCCGTCGTCCTCCAGGAGGACCCCGTCCACCTCCGCCGCGCCGACGCGCCGGTCGCCGGCAAGGTCGCCATCGTCAGCGGTGGGGGGAGTGGCCACGAGCCGCTGCATGCCGGGTTCATCGGGTACGGCATGCTCGACGCCGCGGTGCCGGGACCGGTCTTCACGTCGCCGACGCCCGACCCGATCGTCGACGCGACGAAGGCGGTGGACGGGGGAGCGGGTGTGCTCCACATCGTCAAGAACTACACGGGCGACGTCCTCAACTTCGAGACGGCCGCCGAACTCGCCGAGGCCGAGGGGATCCGCGTCGTGTCGGTGCTCGTCGACGACGACGTCGCCGTGCAGGACTCCCTCTACACGGCAGGGCGCCGCGGGGTCGCCGGCACCGTCGTCGTGGAGAAGCTCGCCGGAGCGGCGGCGCAACGCGGTGACGACCTCGACGCGGTCGCGGACGTCGCCCGACGCGCGATCGCGTCGACACGGTCCATGGGGTTGGCGCTCGCGCCGTGCACGGTGCCGCACGCGGGGGAGCCGTCGTTCACCCTCGGGGACGACGAGGTCGAGCTCGGCATCGGCATCCACGGCGAACCCGGGCGCGAGCGCATCCCGATGGCCCCGGCCGACGTCCTCGTCGAGCAGGTGATCGAACCGGTGCTCGCGGACCTCGACGCACCGCGCGGTTCCCGCGTGCTCCTGTTCGTCAACGGGATGGGCGGCACGCCGCTGTCCGAGCTGTACATCGTGTTCCGCCGCGCCGCCGAGATCCTGTCGGACCAGGGACTCGAGCTGTCGCGTAGCTTGGTCGGGAACCACGTCACGTCCCTCGAGATGCAGGGGTTCTCGATCACCGTCACGGTGCTCGACGACGACTCCACCGCACTCTGGGACGCCCCGGTCGAGACCCCGGCGCTCCGCTGGGGCCGCTGA